DNA from Gracilinanus agilis isolate LMUSP501 chromosome 3, AgileGrace, whole genome shotgun sequence:
tcacacagctgggaagtgtctgaggccggatttgaacctaggacctcccatctctaggcctggttctcaatccactgaaccacccagctgcccccccagaaaTGGCTTTATTATCTGATGCCTTCTAGGTAAAGTTAGCTCACAGGTCATCTGATGTCTCTGGCGTTTTCTTTACTCCATCCACCTCTTTCCCTGTGTCAGTCACCATGACCAGACAAGAGATGATGCTGTAATCAGGTCATGGAGCAACTGGCTCTTGGCTCCAAGGAAAAGACCGACTCCGATTGGAGGTAACGGGGGCTACTCCATAGAAAAGCCCCTCTGCTAGTTTCTCGTTAGCTGTGTTACGTGAGAAAAATCACTGCGCTTCGGAGCCTCAGTCTTCTCAGCCGGGAGAATGGGGCCAATAATGCCGGTACTCTTTGCTTCTCTGCGGTTGAGAAGATGGAGGGGTTTATCCCTCCCATCCAGGATCAATCCAAAGTCGGCTGTCAGGTCGGACTATACACCACCCGCTGCTCCTGGGTGCAAGTGGAGTCCTGGCGGCCTGGTCCTTGGCACCGGCTTGGACTCAGATCCACATCCCCGGAGAGCAGAGCCAGAGCCAGGAACCACGGGCACTCGGCGCTCTTggtcccccctctcccccccacgCCCTCACTTCCTGCTTCCTTCCCGGAAGACCTCCCCGTCTAGAGAAGCCCCACGCCGGGCTCTGCTCTTACCCAAGCACAACCCCCCAACGTCGCGTCGCGGCGCACAAAGAGCCCTCGGGCTGCCCAGCTGTGCGGGGGATCTGCTCCGGCTGCAGGCGATGGAGGCTCcaatccctcccttctctcctctccccaccaaaGGCTGGAAATTCCCGGCGTCGAGTCCCCGGGCAAGGCTAAGGTCTAGGGAAGGAAGGGGGGTGGGCAGCACCTCTGGGCCCAGCTCCCTCTGACTCGCTCTGCGTCAGTGCTCGGGATCAGGAGTGGAAAGTCCGCCGCTTGCCgtctgggagggggtgggaggctTAAAAAAGGGCACTGGAATGAGAGacgaagacctggattcaaatcctacttaaGTCACTTTAGTTCGTTTGGGGCTTTGGGCGAATTGCTTCTGGGGGACTCAGTtccctcctctgcaaaatgggaggGCTGGACTAGGTGACGCCTAAGGTTTTTAATGAAAAGAGGCTGTGGGGATCCGGGTTCTCTGCCCCGGGGGAGGCTTGGCCTCCGCAGCTGGCAAGGAGACTCGGAGAAGTTTCAAATGACGCTTTGGGACTTTCTTTGAGCGCTGGGTGTGTCCCTGAATGTTGGGACCCAGGaattctcctcccctccctgcctGTACAGACCTGCGGAGTTCCTAAAGCTGCCCACGTCCTGGAACCTCCCGCGGTGCCCCCGGAGGGAGCTCCTGCCCATGGATGCCCTCTGGCAGTACCAGTTCCGCCTCATCCTTCTGGGTGACTCCACGGTGGGCAAATCCTCCCTGCTGAGGCGTTACACGGAGGATGTCTTTGTGGACTGCCTCGACCAGACGGTGGGAGTGGATTTCTATGTCCATTTTGTGGAAGTCGAGCCTGGAGTCCCGGTGAAGCTCCAGTTCTGGGACACGGCCGGCCAGGAACGATTCAGGTGATCCTGTCCTTGGAGGGGCTTGTGCCCTCCCCGCCGTGCCCGCCGTTTTGTCCTTGGATGACCCGGGACAGATGTCTCCCCTTTCAGAGTCCCGCCGAGGCCTCCACGGGCAGAGGGGCTCTCGTTAGAGGCTCTTCCGGGCCCCTTCTAGCGCCAGGCTTCTAGGAATCCAGAATTCGCGTGGGCTAGGCTGCTAGCAGGGGCTGGACAGCTCCTGGGTCCGGAACCAGATGGGCTTGGGAAGTGCATTAGAGAAGGACTCTAAGAAGATGTAAGCAAGGGAAAGTAGGTCCTTgcggggtagctgggtggctcaggggattgagagccacgcccaGAGACCTcccgtcctaggttcaaatttgacctcagacgcttctaagctgggtgaccctgggcaagtcatttcacccccatggcctaggccttatactcttctgccttggaataagatggaagagtttaaaaaataaaaagtagatcCTAGAACCCAGAGGAGCCTGATCCTGACTCCCAGGTTACCACATGACTCCCACCCACTGGACCCTGATGTGCTCCCATGGCTGGGCTGCTCCCTGGGGTCTCTGCACTCTCCATCCTGGCACTAGCAGGGCtgcccctctcttctcctctctgccAGCTTTGGCTGCCAAGGGGCAGGGGGCGCAGGGGGGAGGTGGGGGTTCCTTCAGAGGGGAATTGTGGCAGTAGAAGGGGcagatgtgggggggggggggaagcccaCAACCAGGAACACAGGCAGGGTGGCTGAGAGACCTCGGTTCCCTGTGTATCCAGGCTCAAGGACTCTCCTCTCCTGATGCCCTCCGGGCTTGACAACGCCCCGCATTTCCTTTTAACCCTCAGTGTGCCCAGGACAGGGAACTAACTACTGAGAGTGCCCTGAATGTAGCTGgagaatatcccatttttttgccttttctgtctcttcccttctctctcagtGCCTAGAAGAGTGCTAAAATGCTTTAACAGTAGCCTTTGGTCCCCCTCTACCACCAACAGAGAGCCCCGTTCTTTTCTTCCCGCCTCTTTCTTCTGCCTCAGGGTTTCAAGGTGGGAGAGGAGGAAACCAACTGTTGGCAACCAGAAGTcaagacccgagtttgaatcctcCCTGAGGcttaggatcatggatttagaactggaaggaatcccTGAAGCCATTTATTAGTTAATCAAACAATCAAAATTTATTAGGTAActgtgagtttaaaaaaaaaaaaagagtcaagaagAGAATCAGGACCATCctggtgattcagtggatagagacaggaagacctcagacactgcctagctgggtgaccttgggcaagtcacttaacccaattacctagccctgactgctcttctgctttggacctgacacttagtattgattctaagactgaaggtaagggcttaagcCTCCTGCCTTCAAGagttacaatctaatggggggagacaacatgcaaacaaatatatgtagatatacataaagcatattttatctatatttatgtcatatgtaatctctattatatattaaccatataaaggataaatggaagagaattaacagaggaaaggcgcTAGAATTGAGAGAGGctggggaaggcttcttggagaacatgagattttaattgggaattaaaggaagtcagcaggaggaggcaggaggagggTGTCTTAGCTAATCTGGTAGGGCTCATTCCACAGATCTGAAAACCAAGGGTCAGgaagttgacttgcccaaggtcacataggcaatcaagatttgaacccagaacttctgatTTCAGAGCCACCACTACATCCATTCTACTATTCTGTCTCCTCACCAGTTGCATCACTTTGGTCCAGGTATTCAGGGTTTCTGAGCCTCCGTTTCCCCAGaagtaaaaaggggataatagcaTCAAGCCTCATGGGGCTGTTgcaaggaccaaatgagattaaATATAACACAGcctataaatgtaaattatgatGTTATTTTTGTCTTCAGGCCTGTGAGGCAGGGAAGGTATACTCACACCCATTTGATAGGTAAGAAAATTGGGGTACAAGAGGTGAGGTGATCTGCAGAAGCTGTGGGAGGAGGTCCATCATTGTTCCCAGGccagttcctttctttcttttttcttgtcaaACCTGTATATTCTTagataattggagttaagtgacttgtccagggtcacccagctggctGTGTCTGAGGACTCATTTGAACCcctgacttcctgacttcaggggtGGTGCTCTATTCACCTCACTCCCTCACTGCCCCAGCCAGAACCTCTCAATCCCCCGCTTTGCCTTCATTCCTCCTGCCCCCTGAACCCTTTCTTTAACACAGAGATGTGACTGGGTTTCTTTCCGATGATGAAGGTCGGTGACTCGGTCTTACTACCGGAACTCAGCCGGAGGGCTGTTGCTGTTCGACGTCGCCAACCGAGCATCCTTTGAGAACGTTCCCAGATGGCACCAGGAGGTCATGGACAAAGTGAAGCCCTTTGACATCATCTTCCTAGTGGTGGGGCACAAGAGCGACCTGGTGGCTGAGAGACAAGTGACGGcggaggaaggagagaagctgGCTTCCTCGCTGGGGGCCCGCTACGTGGAGACCTCCGCCAAGAGTGACAGCAACGTGGCCTTGGCCGTCCAGCTGCTCACCAGGGACATCTACGAGGCCGTGAAGAAGGGGGCCATGGGCCCGAGCGCAGAGTGGGACGGCGTGAAGATCCGGGTGCCGGCCCGTCCTGGGCAGCAAGAGAGAAGGGACAGAGGTGGGGAAGGCTGGAAGTGTCCGTGCTGGTGACTTAGCGTTCCTAGGTGACAGATCCCACCTGCCACCTTGCCtggattcctttttcttctttttttgtatccccagggcttggcTCTTAGgaagtactttaaaaatgctttaagatTAAATTCCAACTAACTCTGTTACCGGGTGGAAGACTTAGGGAGACTTCTTTCCAAAAATATCtgcatttttcataattttggtCCATGGTACTGAACAGCATCATGGAATCAAACGGATTGCTAATCACTAGCTTCGTGTTTCTCCACAAGTTGCTTTACTTCTTGgccttagttttcctcatctgtaaaatggccctAGTTAATACCAATAAGCTAATTAATACTTAATTAAAgctaataacaaataataaagcaGGTTAATACCTACTCTTTTCATAGGGTTATCATAAGGATATGCAAGCCTTTGTAAAAGTTGTTATTATTGGTACAATACTTTCCTCTGGGTTTcctttcctattattattattattattatcatatattattatcatatattcCTATAGAATCATGAGAGCTCCTTTGGAAAATAAGAAATGATCTGAGAAGATTCCTTCTAGTACTAATGTTATGGGACTTGCAGTAAAATCTCCccctactttttttaaacccttaccttttgtcttagaattgattctaagacagaagagcaacaaggactaggcaactggggtgaagtgatttgcccagggtcacatgggtcagaagtatctgaggccaggctGGAACACAGCTCCTCCGACTCCAGGCTTGTTGCCCTGTCTGCCGTGCCCCAGTTTCCCCTTCTAAGAAAAGTCCTACCCGAGTTTTTTTCAGCATCTCCCTCCTGTGTAACTGGAATGAATGTTAGGTGGACAGAGCCAGAAGGTGGCTCAACCTAGAAGGGCCAGTAGTTGGGCTAACGTGGTAGCTGGCTTTACAATCTCAGCAGGGTTGGATACTGGGGTACTCTGTTCCCCGACACGATCAGGCAGCCCAGACTCCTAAGCGATCCCAATCACCACTGGGCCCCGATCCTAAAGGAGGCAGGGGAACAAATGTGGGCTTGGATGAATGCAGTTTCCTGGGTTGTTCTGCAGTGGAAAAGCCACCAAAGTTAATAGCAGGATCTTGCCCAAAGAACTGAAGGCCCAAAACTCTATTCTGTCCAGACGCATGAAACAAGAGGTCCCAGACAGTGGAATGCCCTAAGCAGGGGATTaaggtttatatatttattgagagTCTGGGGGTTTGTCATCTCCCATGCCTGGGAATTCTCCACTTTTTGAGAGTCTTCAGTGCATGTACCTGTCTTGGGTTCCCTTCGGTGTCCTGCCTTCCATCACTTGCCAACCTGAGAGATGTCTTGGTACCCTCCAGGAATGGTTAGCATGCCCTTACTGGCTGGGTGGGGAACATAGGGAAGGTACAAGATGGGATGGATCTGAATATACAAGAGTGATACAAAGATGATTAATACAGATTTTGCAATGTATTACCTGGTATTAACTGGGGAAGAGATTTCAAAatgggcagggggtgggggttcTGCCTGTCACCATGCCCTTCCGTCACTTCTAGTCTCTGGGATCCTGGTCAGAGGAGGTTTGGATCCCGAGGCTTTCGGCCATGTGTGGCCTTTCTGTCTGTACCCCTGGATTGATTAGGCTTGCCAGTCTCTTTGATCCTTGGTGTGTTGTGCTCTAGCTTGCAGACTTCGGCTTTACTAGCCTACTCGGGTTATGAAATTCCTTTGGCATCGGCCTAAGAAGTTCATGATGCTACCTCAGAACCTTGTGGAGCCTGTCATCCTCAGGTTCTCGGCTCTGGCGAGGGCCTGGGCCCAAGGCCTTAAGGGAGCCTTTGCTTCTGGGTCTGGTGACTTCAAACTGCTGGGTTGAAATCTTCCCTCGGGCAGAGTGAATGGTTATAGCTATGTCTAAGTCTTCCCATTGGGGGGAAAGGGGAGTCTGCGGCACGCAGGGGGTAGGGAGATGGGGGGATTCACTAGGGGACAAGTTGCTTCTGCCCAGTTCCCTTTGGAGTAACTGGGCAGAAACCATCACCCTGTTCCCACCAGGGATCTGATTGGCTTTTGGACAGAATGCCAGAAAACTCCAGGAGCAGCCCCAAGCTCTCTGGATGGAAATGCGATTCTGTGATGAACACTGCCCTCTGCTGTCTACAGAGTGAATGCCTCCaacttctcttcccctcttcactccTTTATCCCCAAAATGGATGCACCAGGACAGCATCCCCTGCACTGTTAGATTaataacatctttatttttgaaaaacaaatcaaagtcATATTCATATAAACACTGACGTTACAAAGtacagggaggaaaggaaaacagaaaccTCTACTGTCGCACCAAACAAGACCAGGATGCTCTCTGTCCCTCGGACAGCCACTTAGGATCAAGCACAAATCAAAGCTCCTTTGGGCTGAGCTACAGCGCTCCTTTCTGAGAGGGCAGGGACAAGGGAGGGGAGCTGGGACCATCGAATGGCGAGGGTTTTTGGCAGGTCTCCTCAGTCACTAGAGATATTGCTGTattgttaataaaaatatatatgcttcTCTTTAAAGCATAAAAAAAACCTCCATTGGCGATATATTGTGGAGGCCTCTCCTGGGGCTCCAAATGCAGCATCTTCTCCCTGCCCCTCCCATGGGTTATTTCTTGGTGGTTTTGCGGATCAAGGCCATtctctgaaagagaaagaaagatcacATTCCAGCTGCTCCCAAGGCAATAGCGAGGCACGGCGGCCTGTTCAGTGGGGGGCGTTACTCCCTGGGCCTGGGAACAACAAGGCCTCGACAAAGGCCTGCAGTAGGCCTAGCACATGGCCCTGCCACCATGGTTTACACATGATGGCACCAAACAGAGCATCTCTAACAGACCTATGGGGGCGGCAGAATTCTGCTACACAGACCAGGCCAACATGCCACAGTCATTCCTGGCCCACAATGGTGCTTGGTGGTGGGGTCTAAGGAGCCTGAGGACAGCTGCTCCAgggcaccccccacccccaccccatacctGTTTGTGGGCCTCTGTGGTGCAGGCCTTTTTGTAGGGCCTTATTTCTTCTGAACCAAAACCTGGGATCCACATGTTCCACTGGCGCTCTGCAAGACAGAAGGGTGCGGAGATGGGGCGGGGGCGGGGAAGAGGAGTCTGCTGGTGGCTGGGAGGTCCTGAAATCCCAGCAGGTTGGGGCTTCTCCTAGCGTCACTGGTAAGAAACAAGAGGCCAGGCCTGGGGCCAGACCGATTCCTCCTGAGCCTCAATCCAATGGGCATCATTTTCCTAGGGCAGGAGTAGGACATACAATGGGGGTAAATTTGACTACAGGAAACAGAACTACAAATGGAAATCCCTGTTTCTGCCTCAGCTTTGAGATGTTTTTGAGATAAGCCatgttatacacacatatacacaaacccAGACACCTGTATCTACAAGCTTTTAAACCCAAATACTGTCTCTTCCTCACTCCTCTGCTGCTGGGCACGGAGCTGTCCTATCGCCCTTCTCTACAGTCacatcttccccttctttctggcCCTGGGGAAGTACTAGCTCCCCTGAGTCTCTTGAAGGACAGCTTGGTGTTCTCTCTGGGTAGTGGAGATTTTAACTCCCCCCATGAGTCACTTTGGTTCTGTCCTTTCCAGCCCCAAAACtgttctccttggcagagaaaataggAGTcaaagaagagggggagagggaaacaatttggggAGCGAGGAAGTCAGAAAAAAACTTTTGTGGAAGGGTTTGAATGTGTAAGGTAAAGGGGGGGAGAAGAGTTACTTGGCCCTTCTTCAACTACCTCCATTCAAAACCAGCCCCAGAGAACAATCCTTGCATGAGCCTTTGCTTTCTAGGGCATCAGGATCTGTCTGGTCACATTGGTGGAGACTTACTGAGTCCAACCAGTAATTTGCACTGGAAATAGGTGTACATTTACAATAGGATTTGGAAGGTTTTAAATTTCAAAGCAGCATgttacagtagaaagagcactgggctttgGGGTCCAGGGTCTTGAATTTAAACTCTGCTTCTGTTCTTTACTACCTTTATTATAGTCACTTGTCCTCTAAGAACCTtggtttcttctataaaatgagggattgagctggccatccatccatccgccccctcccttccttcccccactccctccATTCATCCcttgtccatctgtccatccataaCCATCTATGAAGGATTTCTTATGTGCCATGCACTGGACCAAGCACAGGGAGACAAAGGAAGGTGAAGCAGACAGACACCCTACccctgcctcagttcctccttctagctctaaatccatgatcctgtaGACATGAACTTAATGGAATGCTGGCTGGTTATAACACCTAGGAGGACATCTTGGTGTACAGTGAACATgcaataagcattttataataaCATCCCAGAAATTCTGTAACACTTAAGATTTGCACAGTACTTTacgattattatctcatttgattctcacaacaaatcCAGGAGGTGGGTGTtgttatcacctccattttacagatgaggaaactgagggagaaaaaggtctagtgacttgcccaagggcccAGAGCTAACTCACCAGGACCTTCAGTTTTTAGCACAAGTACTTGGCACACAATAATCACATAAActgacttaatttaatttaaggatttacaaagcacttttttcaCAGCTCTGTGGGACAGGTAGTTTTAaactattatcatctctatttcaCATATGAGAACTGATGCAACCCTGGGAGAAATGCCCCTCCCACTAAGATGTGGCCATGGAGAGATGGTTGCTGAGAAGAGGCAGGGGGATTGGTGGCTGCGGGCAGACATTACTTAGAGAAGTTCCCCAAGATTTGGAGGCTTTTGACCTTGAAGGAACTTCTTTCTGGGAGAGGGCAGACAGAGAAGCCTCagagagtgggagagaaggaagggggtgAGGCTGGCTCCATGCTCCATGGAGAGCTTGAAGTGGGCTTGGAGCCCCTCCACTCCCTCAGGCAGGAAGCAGCAGGAGAGAGCAGACTTGGAGGTGGAGGCCAGGTGCTGACCAGCCCAGGGTGCCAGGAGCAGAGATACATGCAGAAAACCTGGGAGCAGGCAGAGGAACAGAAAGCAGCTCATGCTGAAACCTAGGATTTGTGTGGCTGCTGAACTGACTGACGTCCAGACCCTtcacttccccttcttccttggaGTGAGCCCAGGGAAACCTCACTCCCTTTAACCCATCTGACCATGTTTCTTCTTGATACTACTGGGAAGAAGAAGTCTCGACTCCCAACTAGAAATCTTATTGTAGCTTGCTGTGCCTCGGTGTGTATTTTTGTGCTGTTTGGTATTGCTATTAAAGTTCATGTCCGGTAATTATGACTTCTGTCCAAGCCAATAAACCCTTGGTTTGGGATTGAGTCAGGTGAAGctaattccaagggagaagaaaaatttcCCCACTGCAGAGAAGAGTGGAAGTAAACAATCAAGGAGCTTCTGTACTTTTAGGTGAACTTAAACATGTTTGTGGCCAGTAGACTGCTTAGGATCCCAGAGAGAAATTTAACCAGGAGATGAACCTATAAGAAGAGAGACTGGGGCTGGTCAGGTTTTGTCCATGTGTCTCTTTTTGGTGATGCTGCCTGAACTTAGTCTTGGTTTGCCTTAGGGGACTTTAAGCATCGCCCTCCTCTACATCCCCATAGTACCTTCTCCAAATGGGGGAGTGCTCTTCCCAGACCCCCAACCCCCTCACTCTTAAAAGTTTAGAGAGATGAAAGGGTGTGCCCCGAGTCACAAAATCAGTGTGTTCCAAAGCTAGgccttgaatctaggtcttctgaccaCAAGTCTACGTTAATTCTAGTTGATGTTCAATTTGTTAATGGATTCCATGAGAGACATCAATGAAGTGTGTCTGCTATTTACTGGTTTCTGGGACTCTTAGGTCCTTTTCTAATTTCAGTACTCTATCGTAAGagttaaaattatgaggctggcAGTAAATGAATAactttattaatcaaaattagtaaagagaaaaagatggaaaaaacagGAGAGAAATATATAAGATACTTTCCTTATTGCTACATTTAGCTTGCTAAATCTATGGCTGCCATGAGGGCCTCCTAGTCATGCTCACAAAGCAGTCCAGTCAGCAAAAAATTCAGAAGCCAAGAGACCAAAATTCACTCGTCTCACTTTATCAAACCTATtttccacccactaactctccaATGTGATGGGGGGACAGGGGGAGCCACAGGCCAGACTAGGGGGTATTGCATGGAAGATCACCCTGCCCACTgtctcttgatattcttttttttttttaaacccttgtactttggcgtattgtctcataggtggaagattggtaagggtgggcaatgggggtcaagtgacttgcccagggtcacacagctgggaagtggctgaggctgggtttgaacctaggatctcccatttctaggcctgactctcactccactgagctacccagttgccccctcttgatattcttgactccattgcTCCATTTTTCTGGCTGCTGTTCCATCCTCATGACTAAATTTACCCAATGATTTCCCTTACACAGTCCTTGATTCCAGGCTTTAACTTATTCTGAGTTTTAACTTCCAGGTACACAtaatggaaagggggaagggtaaATTTCCTTTTGCACACTATGATTCTATACCTTGATTTATGGGAATTCCCTCACTTTGTTCATGTACCATCTATATGTAGTGCTCTtaaccactgtgtcacctaactgctgAATGATATGAATAGTGTTTGCAAGAAGCCATCTTGGGCCATGAGTTGCCAGTTGATAGCTCAGATTTTAATATTTAAGAGTCTGGATAATTTCTAGAAAATAACAGAGCTACCTGAAGTCTGAAGTAGTTTAGGTTCCTGGGGTCGGGTAAAAGGAGCAAATTAAAACTTTGGCATGATTCTTTTTACAAAATGTCTTGGATTCGGATCAGGGTTCAGTAAATTAGAACAGCTCATACTagttttggattcaaatccctgaCTTAAACATGACTTTTCAGAAATAGGCTTTTTTATAAAATCAAGACATCCTAATATTATCCAATTACAGTGGGCATATGGTATGACACACAATTACTTGACAAGGAAAAGACCTTCTTGCCTCTGATCCTAAAACTTCAGGAAGTGTGTCTAATGCTTGCCAGTAGCTTTTCTACAGAGACAGCTGGGACACTACTTCCAGTGCCTCCCACACCTATGTCCCCTGGGGAGCAGGCCTCTTCCATGCTTACTTTGGGCTAGGGTCTAGGCTAAACTAAATACTTGCTTCTGGGTCTCTGAAGTCCAGTATTTCAGTCAGTTTTTTAAACAACTCAAAATGGTtgtgataattattattattggcatgtatattttatttctttggcaaTAGAAGCAAGCTGATGAAGGCCCTTCTTCTATCCCCTGGCACAAAGAAGGCTTTCAAAGACTTGGGCTCCAATAGCCTCACTTTGTACAGCCTCCACTCTAACCAAAATGACTCTCTGAAAATGCTCCATGTATTCCCACATTTGTTAAAATACTCTTCCCACCTGTTCCTACTCTATAAAGCAGCCCCTTGATTCTCCTACTCCAAATGAGGATTCCCTCTTCAAGACCAAAGCTTTTGGCTGGCCTTTCCATTATAGCTG
Protein-coding regions in this window:
- the LOC123243202 gene encoding ras-related protein Rab-39B-like, translated to MDALWQYQFRLILLGDSTVGKSSLLRRYTEDVFVDCLDQTVGVDFYVHFVEVEPGVPVKLQFWDTAGQERFRSVTRSYYRNSAGGLLLFDVANRASFENVPRWHQEVMDKVKPFDIIFLVVGHKSDLVAERQVTAEEGEKLASSLGARYVETSAKSDSNVALAVQLLTRDIYEAVKKGAMGPSAEWDGVKIRVPARPGQQERRDRGGEGWKCPCW